A stretch of DNA from Nitrospira sp. KM1:
GGCTTTGAGAGCGCCGCCTCGGCATGGGACTCGCAAATCCTGCGGACGCGCATGGCGAAATATGATCCCGAGTTGCTTGACCGTCTCTGTCTGAGCGGAGCGGTGAGCTGGGGCAGACTTGCGCCGCACCCTCGCCTAACTCAGTCGGAACAAGACACTCGCCTCCGGAGAATTGTTCCCACGAGTCTGGCTCCGATCAGCATCTTTCCGCGCGAAGAGAGCGACTGGTTGTTGACCGTCATGGCCGATGACGCGTTCCATCGAGGGCCGGAACCCTTCGCCGGTCTGACAGCCGTTTCCGCAGTCATCTATCGGGGGTTACTGGAGCGAGGGGCAAGTTTTTTTGCGGATCTGGTCCGGATGACGAATCATCTGCCCTCCGAAGTAGAGGAAGGGCTCTGGGAGCTGGTGGCCGCCGGCCTGGTTTCGGCGGACGGATTCGACAATCTGCGGGCGCTGATGGACCCGCGCCGCCGCCGTGCCGAAGGCCGCGAACGGGGCCGCCGCCCGCGTCATGCGGCTGGACGGTGGTCGGTATTGAGACGACCTGACGCTTCGGGAAACTTTCATACGCCCTCCGCGGAGAGTTCGGCTGTTTCACACATTGCTTCCCAGATGCTGCTCCGGTACGGCGTCGTCTTCCGCGATCTGCTCGCGCGGGAATCACTGGTCCCATCATGGAGAGATCTTCTGGTGCAGTACCGCCGGATGGAATTGAAGGGCGAAGTGCGCGGAGGACGCTTCGTGTCCGGATTCGTCGGTGAGCAGTTCGCACTGCCCGAGGCGGTTGAGGCGCTTCGAACCATAAGAAAGAGTGCCACAGCGATCAACGGGGCCGAGCTGAAGATCTCCGCCTGTGATCCATTGAACCTCGCGGGTGTCGTTCTTCCGGGACCACGGGTTCCGTCCGTGCCAACCAATTTCATCATACTCCGTGACGGTCTTCCTGTTCGGACCATTAGGGCGAAGGGAGAGCGAGCGGACAACCCGTTGATGCAGGTGGCAAGGAGCGTTCCTATCGTGTAGGAGGTGGTGGAAGGCCTTGATCGCCGGTCAAGCCGGGAGAGCCAGCAGGGGAGAGCGCGCGCCGCGTACGACCCGTTCCATCGTACTGCCGCGCAGCATGTCAAGGACACTGTTGTGACCTTCAGTCATCATCACGATCAAATCGACGTCGAAATCATTGCCTGCTGCCAGAATCCAATCCGCCGGATCGCCGGTGGCGATCAGGCGCTCCCACTTCCAACCGTGACGTTCCGGTTTGTTCAGTTTCGGAAAGTCTTCATCGGATCCTATGTGAACGAGTTCAAATAGGACATCGCTGCTCCCCACCATCTCGGCAAGATCCGTTGCGGCATCAATGGCGCGTTGCGGATCGGGCTGCAGCGATACGGGAATCAGTACGCGCCGCAGCGAGGCGGTTCCATGCTCAAACGAGACAAATCCTTCCACCCCGGTCGGTACGAACAATGTGTTGGCGTGTGCGCCGCGTGCGATCGGTTCGGCAACCGCTTGATGCGTCAACCGGGAGAGCCCTTCCCGCTGATGGGTCGAAACCACCAGCAGGTCGGCCGGATGGAGTGAAAGATGATTGAGCATCGCGGCAGACGTGTCTCCCGCCACCGCCCTGACCTTGCTGATCTGAATCCCCAGCTTGCTGACGTCCTGTTTCGCGCTGCCTTCCGCGAGAAGCCCCCATTTGACGAGAAGCGGGCGAACGCGTGGAAAGTCCTCAAAGTCCTCGCGTCCGACCGTGGGATCGACGTGCATCATCGTCAATTCCGCCTTGGCCAGACAGGTGAGTTTCAGTGCGTGAGCGAACGCGGGCAGATCTGACGGTGAACAGTCGGTCGGATGAAAAATCCGTTTCGCAGAGTGCATGGCGGTCAGCAGCTCTCCCGTGACTATTTGCCCCAGTCGCGGAACTGTCGAACACGCGATGCGGCATCTGCGGAGAGCAAGGATTCAAATCCTTGCTGTGCGTGAGCGCCAAATCGAGACTCGGCTTCGGCATCCATGCCGAGCAGAGATTCGAGAGAAGAAAGATATTCGCCGTGCCCTCTGGCAACGTCCTGCTCGAGATTGGCCCGGTTCAGCGACGTGAAGGCGATGATTTTGTGGTCGGGTTTGACGAGTCCGTCCTCGTCGAACCACGTGCGGCCTGATGTGGACACGGTGATGTTGTCCGTCGTGTCGGTGATTTCATTCGTGGTTCCTCGAAGCGTGCAGCCCGGACTCGCCAAGAGCGCCAATCCGATGACGAGTGTGGAAACGGCCTGAATCATCAGCATGGAAACCCTCCTCCTTCTCCCGGTCTTGAGGTCGGATACACGGTCTATAGATCCACTATACAAAGGTTCCGCTGCTTCGGCTAGGTGTCCGTTCTCTCACCATCGTTCCCGTTAGGGGACTACGCCTCGGCAGCATCGGCCGCGATGGCCGGCAGGGCCAGGACCGGGCAACTCGCGCCCCGAACCACGTGCTCTGTCGTGCTGCCTCCGAGCATGCTTGAAAAGGTCTTGTGTCCTTCTGTCACCATGACGATCAGATCTGCCTGACATGCGGCGCTCTGCTCGTGAATGCGCTCGACGATATCGCCGTCCGTCACGATGGTGTTCCATGCCCATCCCGGTTGCTTCGGCGTGGCCGGCGTCGGGCATTGTTCCGACGGGCCCACGTGCAGAAAATGAAAGACGATGTGTTCGATGTTCATGGCCTTGGCAAGCAGGGCAGCTGCGTTGACGGCCTCCTGGGGATCAGGTGATTTAGCAACAGGGATGAGAATGGAACGGAGAGACACGCTGCCGTCCTCCTGAGACACAAAACCACCGGTTGCGGCTGGAATAAAGAGGGTCCGCCGATTCGCCGCCCTGGCCAGAGGTTCGGCGACTGAGTCGCGTGACCAGCGGGCCAATCCATC
This window harbors:
- a CDS encoding universal stress protein, with the protein product MSDHIMLSPLGFHRIFHPTDFSQESEVAFAHALKLALVARTEFTIMHTEANKEDLDLQEFPQVRATLQRWKTPDDVGTGLKVKKVAAVAKSPSQGIIEYLAHHPTGLVVLSTSQRDGLARWSRDSVAEPLARAANRRTLFIPAATGGFVSQEDGSVSLRSILIPVAKSPDPQEAVNAAALLAKAMNIEHIVFHFLHVGPSEQCPTPATPKQPGWAWNTIVTDGDIVERIHEQSAACQADLIVMVTEGHKTFSSMLGGSTTEHVVRGASCPVLALPAIAADAAEA
- a CDS encoding DUF3015 family protein, with translation MLMIQAVSTLVIGLALLASPGCTLRGTTNEITDTTDNITVSTSGRTWFDEDGLVKPDHKIIAFTSLNRANLEQDVARGHGEYLSSLESLLGMDAEAESRFGAHAQQGFESLLSADAASRVRQFRDWGK
- a CDS encoding universal stress protein, producing MHSAKRIFHPTDCSPSDLPAFAHALKLTCLAKAELTMMHVDPTVGREDFEDFPRVRPLLVKWGLLAEGSAKQDVSKLGIQISKVRAVAGDTSAAMLNHLSLHPADLLVVSTHQREGLSRLTHQAVAEPIARGAHANTLFVPTGVEGFVSFEHGTASLRRVLIPVSLQPDPQRAIDAATDLAEMVGSSDVLFELVHIGSDEDFPKLNKPERHGWKWERLIATGDPADWILAAGNDFDVDLIVMMTEGHNSVLDMLRGSTMERVVRGARSPLLALPA